DNA sequence from the Nicotiana tomentosiformis chromosome 3, ASM39032v3, whole genome shotgun sequence genome:
GGCAAGGGAATTCTTTGAGGCAATGCCTTGTAAGAACGTTAGCTCTTGGAACACAATGATAACAGGTTATGCTCAAAATGGGGATATTGTGAGTGCCAGAAGTTTATTTCATTGTATGCCTTGTCGTGATTGCATCTCTTGGGCAGCAATTATTGCCGGATATGCTCAAAGTGGCAATAGTGAGGAGGCATTGCGCATGTTTGTGGAAATGAAGAGAGATGGCGGGAGGATAAATAGGTCCGCATTTACTTGCGCTTTGAGTACATGTGCTGACACTGCTGCTTTCGAGTTAGGAAAGCAAATACATGGACTGCTTGTCAAGGCTGGATATCACACTGGTTGCTACGTGGGAAATGCGCTCCTAGCAATGTATTGTAAGTGTGGAAGCATTGATGAGCCGTATGATGTGTTCGAGGAAATAGAGGAAAAAGATGTTGTCTCTTGGAATACAATGATCGTTGGTTATGCAAGGCATGGTTTTGGCAAACAAGCTCTTCAACTATTCAAATCAATGAAAGAAGCGGGTTTCAAACCTGATGATGTCACCATGGTAATGTTGATACATTATTAATTTTATAAAATGATTTCAAGGTTATTTTAGAACTGCTTTTGCATTTATGGAACTGTTCAAAACCACTCCATCCCTAATTGCTTAATGCGATTTTATGTAAAGATTGCTCCAGTGTGTTGTGGGTTACCTTTGCATGTTCTATTCTTTCTAGTTGAACAGTCACGCTACAGAGACCAACCATCATCTGATATAGGGTTTTGACACAATCTTTGTATTGTCAATACTTCCCTCCTATGtgcatatttttttttattttatacagACAGTTATTTAGGTTTCATCTTTTTTTTGTCCTTTCCTTTATAGGTTGGTGTATTGTCTGCTTGTGGCCATACTGGCCTGATTGACAAGGGCATGGAATACTTTTACTCAATGGGTCGCGATTATGGAATAACTGCAAACCCGAAACACTACACTTGCATGATTGACCTTCTGGGACGAGCTGGGCGCCTGAATGATGCTCAAAATCTAATGAAGGACATGCCTTGTGAACCAGATGCAGCAACTTGGGGTGCTCTCCTTGGGGCAAGTAGGATCCATGGAAATACTGAATTAGGAGAAAAGGCTGCTGAAATGATTTTCAGTTTAGAGCCTTGGAATGCAGGGATGTATGTCCTTCTCTCAAATTTATATGCAGCTTCTGGTAGATGGCGTGATGTTAGCAAGATGAGATTAAAAATGAGGGATACAGGTGTAAGGAAAATGCCTGGTTACAGCTGGGTTGAGTTGCAAAATCAGATTCATCTTTTTTCAGTTGGGGATACCATGCATCCAGACAGTAAAAGAATATATGCTTTCTTGGAAGAGTTAGAGTTACTAATGAAGCAGGAGGGTTATGTCTCTGCCACGAAATTGGTCTTGCATGATGTGGATGAAGAGGAGAAGGCACACATGCTCAAGTATCATAGCGAAAAATTAGCCGTTGCTTTTGCAATTCTAAACGTACCATCTGGGAGACCAATTCGTGTGATGAAAAATTTAAGGGTTTGTGGAGATTGTCATACTGCTATCAAGATCATATCAAAGATTGTGGGTAGATTGATAATCATTCGGGATAATAACCGTTTTCATCACTTCAGTGGAGGTGTTTGTACCTGTGGAGACTATTGGTAGTACTGGAGTGTGAAAGTTTACCAGTAGATTTCAGCGGCTGTAATATTTTCTATTGCGCTGGCCATAAGGCCATCTCCATACATGTTGAGAATATATAGTTAATGCACACGGGGAAGCAAAGTGCAAGCACTTGTTTTTAGTTCTTCTATCCAGGAGACATGAGAAACTTTTTATCTGAAGCAACTGCGCAGCAGAGGGGAAACTCCTTTCTTATTATTTGGTGCGTACAATCTGTATCTCCTCATTGATGTTGGTAGAAAGGAGATGTGCTGAGATATATGGTCCATCATCCTTGCACTTAAGCATCATAGAACAAAAAGAGGAGGAATAGTTGCCTTAAGTTTATCAGAGATCTGACAGGAAGAAAAGAATCAGGTGAATGTGTAGGAGGGGTTGAGCAGTTGTTCCTTTCACATAAATCGAGTACCACTTTTGAAGTACTGAATCTTTGTTCCTCTGTTCTCTGGCTGATAGATTCTTGACAGGCCTAATCTATGCATCTCTGTCTGGCCCAAATGTATGACAGTGACTGTTCATTGTGTATCATAAACCAGAAAATTGATCTATACTAAGCTCCACTGATTGATTTCCTACTTCTTTGAGCACCACTAGCTAAGTGGCAATGATGTTGTTGTGGCTCAGTGACGGCCCTCTCTTCAAATTCTGCTTACTAACAGAATTTCTGCTGTCTAAGATTACTTTTGCCCTAAGTAAACCTAATCTGCAGCCATGAGACAAGTAATGGTACATCTTTTCAGGATCAGCTGAGGTGGACATTTGTTGGATGACTAGACAATCACCATACTCAGTTGTCATTGGTACTGGTATCCTTCTGAGTTTTGAAAGCAAAAGATAAAGAAATTTCCTTCATCCTAAATTTCTCTTCCTTATGATCAATTGTTCGGGTGAGAGTCACTTAGGATATTTATTGTCACTCTATTGAAAGCAGAGATTGAACAGTCTCTGTAATTTGTGATGTTTGTGTTTCTAAACTAGTTACATTCAGTTTCAGGAAGAAAAGAGTAAGAAATCGACAGACTGATCAAAATGGTGGAAAAAGCCACATTGCCTGAAGATAGAAAATACTTTGATCAGGTAAGTGAATCTGATGGGAAGTGTTTTGGATATGGATTTGAACATATATCTGCTCAAGCCACTTTTTTTCCACTCGGAATAGTATCATTTATCCTGACATAGTAAGGCAGGATAGCAGTCAAGGGGATGCTGGGATGGACCAACTCTATAATTGAACAAGAGATATCAAGAAACGTTTGTCTAGTTTTGGAATCCCCGATCAGCCCTTCAATAACTTATGGGCAATAGAGAGCTTCTTTGATGATTTTGGTTGGCTGTGTTTCCAGTTTTCGATACAATTCACAAAAGTTTTTACTATCTTAACATTTGTATAAAGTGACACTGCTTCATGTTTAATTCGTACTCAAGCCATGAAAGGTACGACCAAGGAGATCGTTAACACACTGAAGAGAGTACTATGCTACCAGTCTGAGACAGCAAGCAGAAAGAATAATTGGCCTGAAACCTTCAGTTGGATTTCTTGAGTAATTGGAAGCGGGAGGCCAGCCTAGCGATGTGTTTGAggcttttattttttaatcaaaATGTGTTTGCTGCTTAATATACTAAACTGTCAATGTACCACACAGTTGGAGACGGAGGTTACACATGTAGACTTGCATAAATCTGGAATAGCCTAAATAGGACTTAGAAACCTGTTTGCACTTCTCTCTGATTGGAACACTGCTactctattttcatgattatgtttTCTTTATAATCCTTGTTGCAACAGTGAGTGTTTCTTAATCAAAAGTATTAAGCAGAGAATGCAGTGAAAGATTAGCAGCATATGAAAATACTGTATCATCAAATTTATACAAAGATGAGTTAAATTTTGCAGAATAAGTTCATGATCCCAGTCGGGTCAACAGTTATCAAGTCTACATCGTTTTAAGACGGGCATTTACATTCAAAGTGTCAATAACCAAATCTTTTCATTTTGTTCCTTCCCCAGTTGTTGGTTTCGGTTTTACGCTTTGGTCCACTTGTAGGATTGCCAACGGTGCCATCAGAGTTGAAACAAACAACTGCTCGCTGTAAATGAAGAAATATATTACCAGTGAGCTCTCCCTCTGAACATTTACTATACTTCATTTGCAAAGCTAGAtcaatcttgatattttaaacatCAAGGTGGGTATGTGTTTTACCTCAATGCTAGCTTTTTGGCCTTGTAAATTTCCTGTTCAGAACAACATGAGATGTGACTCGACGAGTAT
Encoded proteins:
- the LOC104096809 gene encoding pentatricopeptide repeat-containing protein At4g02750 — protein: MAHHLIHRRATTSRQSVEFENNGLIPMVRDFKMRFRRLHSICSRSLLNEPASHLRAELPRRKSPKLPSCKPPAKAEKVSSSDIVQWNRTITQHMRQGECDSALRLFNSMPAKSYVSWNAMISGYLLNGRLDIAQQLFDEMPQRDLVSWNIMLSGYIKSKNFGAAKMLFNQMLVKDVVSWNALLSGYAQNGYTADAKRIFDMMPVKNEISWNGLLATYVQNGRIEEARKLFESKDNWPLVSWNCLLGGYLKKHLLAEARVLFDRMPVKDQVSWNTIISCYAQNDNLEEARKLFDESPIRDVFTWTSMLSGYVQNGMVDEARRIFDEMPEKNEVSWNAMIAGYVQSKRMDLAREFFEAMPCKNVSSWNTMITGYAQNGDIVSARSLFHCMPCRDCISWAAIIAGYAQSGNSEEALRMFVEMKRDGGRINRSAFTCALSTCADTAAFELGKQIHGLLVKAGYHTGCYVGNALLAMYCKCGSIDEPYDVFEEIEEKDVVSWNTMIVGYARHGFGKQALQLFKSMKEAGFKPDDVTMVGVLSACGHTGLIDKGMEYFYSMGRDYGITANPKHYTCMIDLLGRAGRLNDAQNLMKDMPCEPDAATWGALLGASRIHGNTELGEKAAEMIFSLEPWNAGMYVLLSNLYAASGRWRDVSKMRLKMRDTGVRKMPGYSWVELQNQIHLFSVGDTMHPDSKRIYAFLEELELLMKQEGYVSATKLVLHDVDEEEKAHMLKYHSEKLAVAFAILNVPSGRPIRVMKNLRVCGDCHTAIKIISKIVGRLIIIRDNNRFHHFSGGVCTCGDYW